CCTGCGTCCACACGATGAAGCCGGCGGTGCGGCGGACATGGCCGTCCGGCCGGCCCCAGGCGCCGGTCAGCCCGGCCGTGACCGCATGGCCGAGCAGCCGGTGCCAGGCCGGGTGGAACTCCACCTCGTCGATGCGGTGGCCGTAGCGGTCATGGGTGCGCAGGACCGGTGGGTTCGCGTTGGCCTGCTCGCCCCAGCGCCGGGCGTGCGCGGAGCCGGCCGCCTTTCCCAGCGTGCTCAGCTCTTCGCGTACCTCGTCGAGCCGGACGTCGGCGACATGCCGGCCGACGCCCTCCGCCAGGGCCGCGTCGCCGGCGAAGACGTCGTATCCGACCAGCGGCGGAGGCTGGTTCGTGACCGTGTGAGTGGTGGCTGCCATGCCAGATACGGTAAGGAGGTGCAGCCGGCAAACGAACCAACCGAGCGGCCCGCGGGCCGTCTGACCAAGGCCCGCGCCCTCTACCGCAACGTTTCCAAGCGTCGGCTGGCCTGGCTCCTGCTCAAGGACACCGTCAACTCCTGCATGAGGTACCGCGTCACCGGCCTGGCCGCCGAGGCCGCCTTCTGGAGCCTGCTGTCGCTGCCGCCGCTGATCCTCGGGCTCCTGGGCGTGCTCGGCTACACGAACGCCTGGATCGGGCACGACACCATCGACAGCGTCCGCCGGCACATCCTCGGTGCCGCCGGCACCGTACTGTCCGCCAAGGGCGTGAACGAGATCGCCCGGCCGCTGCTCAGCGATGTCTTCACCGGCCGCCGCCCCGACGTCATCTCGCTCGGCTTCGCCATCGCCCTGTGGTCCGGGTCCCGGGCGATGAACGTCTTCGTCGACACCATCACCATCATGTACGGGCTCGACGGCCGGCGCGGCATCATCAAGACCCGGCTGCTGGCGTTCGCGCTGTACCTCGCCGCGCTCGTCGTCGGCGCCGTCGCCCTGCCGCTGATGGTGGCCGGCCCCGACACCGTCGTGAGCTGGCTGCCGGCCAGCGAGCACGTCATCCGGGCGCTGTACTGGCCGGTCGTCCTGCTCCTGTCGGTCGCCTTTCTGACCACGCTCTACCACGCGTCCGTTCCGGTCCGTTCGCCCTGGCCGGAGGACATTCCCGGTGCGGTGGTCGCGCTCGGCATGTGGGTGCTCGGCAGCTTCCTGCTGCGGCTCTACCTCACCTCGACGGTCGAGGGGCCCACGATCTACGGCTCGTTGGCCGCGCCGGTCGCCGTACTCCTGTGGATCGGCGTGTCCGCCTTCGCAGTGCTGGTCGGGGCGGCGACGAACGCCTCACTCGACCGGGTGTGGCCGTCGGTCGCCACGGCCGCGGCCCGTGAGGAGGCCGCACGGCGGACGGCGGCGAAGGCGGGTGCCGGCGAAGCGGGTGCCGAGGAGACGGGTGCCGAGGGGGCGGGCGCCGACGGGGCGGAGGGGGCCGGTGCGGACGGCGGCGGTGAGCGCGGTGATGACGGCGACGGGGACCGTGGCGGTGGCCGCCACGGGGAGGGCCGCGGCGACGGCGGCACGTGCGACGACTGAGCGGAGTACCCCGTCCGGCCCGACCGCGGCCCGCTGTGCCGCATGCGCCTGTGGCCATGAAGACGTGCGCAAGTCATTGACACCCCTGGGACTGAGGCAGATGATCCATGCCGATCACTTCGCGAACGAAAGTTCACCACGCGAACTTCCGCCCTCCGAGCGTCACTTCGCGCTTCGCCCTTCGTGCCGCATGCGTCGCGCCTCGTGCCTCGTGAATCCGAGGTCCCCATGTCTCCCACCGGCCCGCCGCCCGCCACCGACCCGTCCGCCGGAACACCCCCCGGCCCGCCCGCCGGACCCGGCCGCCACACCTTCCGCTCCGTCGCGCCCGTCCTGGCGCTGTGCTGGCTCGCCGTGTTCTTCGACGGTATGGACGTCAACGTCTACGGCGCCGTCATGCCGCACATGCTCGACGACCCCGGCCTCGGCCTCACCCCCGGTGGGGCCGGCACGATCGGCAGCTGGACCACCTTCGGCATGCTGATCGGCGCACTCGGCACCGGCACCCTCACCGACTGGCTGGGCCGTCGCCCGGTCCTGGTCGCCAGCGTGCTGATGTTCTCCGCCGGGTCGGCGGTCTGCGCGCTGTCCGGCGCGCCCGCCCCGTTCGGCGCCGGCCGCTTCCTGGCGGGCCTGGGCCTCGGCGGGCTGATGCCCCTCTGCCTCTCCCTGGTGATGGAGTTCGCACCGCCCCGCCGGGCCGCCCTCGCCACCGGCCTGCTGATGACCTCGTACCACGCGGGCGGCATGTTCGCGACGGGCCTGGGGCTGACGCTGGCGCCCGCGCTCGGCTGGCGCTGGGTGTTCTGGGCCGGGGTGCTGCCCGCGGTCGTCGCGGCCCCACTGCTGCTGCGCCTGCTGCCGGAATCGCCCGGTGTGCTGCTCGCCAAGGGGCGTACCGCCGAGGCCGATGCGGTCGCCGACCGCTACGGCATGGCCCGCCCCGTCCCCGCCGATGCCCCCGCCCAGGGGGCCAGGGGCCGGCTGGCCGCGATCCTCGCCCTCTTCCGCCCCGGCGCACGCTGGGCGACGCCGCTGCTGTGGCTCGCCTCGTTCTGCGGTCTGCTCCTGGTCTACGGCGTGAGCACCTGGCTGCCGCAGATGATGCGGGCCGCCGGATACGGACTCACGTCCTCGGTCAGCTTCCTGCTCCTCATCAACGCGGGCGGGATCGTCGGCATGCTGATCGCGGGCCGCACCGCCGACCGCTACGGCCCGGTCAAGGTCTCCGCCCTCTGGTTCCTGCTGACCGCCGCCGGAGCACTGCTCCTCGGAGCGCATCTGCCGCTCGGCCTCACCTACGTGGTCGTGGCCGTCACCGGTGTCTGGCTCTTCAGTGCGCAGGTGATGGTCTACGCGGCGGCCCACCGCGTCTATCCGGCCGCCGAACGGGCCACCGGCATCGGCTGGGTCACCGGCATCGGCCGTACCGGCGCGGTGGCCGGCCCCTGGCTGGGCGGCACCCTCGCCGCCACCGGCAACGACCAACTCGGCTTCAGGGCCTTTGCGTTGGCCGGCCTGCTGGGCTCGCTCGCCATCGGCCTGGTGCCGCTCGCCCGGCGCATCGGCCGGCCGGCGGCGTCCCCGGCATCCCCCTCATCGGCGCCGCTCGGCGCCGACTAGTGCGCGGGGGCCCTCGTCCGCACACCGTCGCCCAGTCGCCCCGATGCCCAGTTGCCCCGATGCCGGGACGCCCAGCCCATGGAGTGCGGGCCGGGTTCGGCATCGGGGCGGAGGGGCCGGTATCGGGAGAGTGCAGCTCACCCCGCCAGGAGCTCAGCGGGGCCCGGCCGTGCTGCGTGCGCCGGCGCGGTCGGTGGGCAAGCCGGGCCCGCCGCCCGCAAGGCGGTCGTCACCTCACAGGTGGCCGAGGGCCCGGACCGCGTCGTAGTACTTCTTCGCGACCTTCAGGCACCCCTTGCGCTGGGCCTGGCTGTACGGGCCCCACTGGCGCTTGCAGACATTCTGCATGTCGTAGTGAAAGGAATCGTCCACCCGCTTCTTGTGCGCGCGGCTGAATGCATGCATCTTCTTGTAATTGCGGTAACCGAAATCGTGCCGGGCGCAGGACGACCAGAAATGGAATCCGCCGGGGTTGTCGGTGACGCCCGAGCAGCCGTCGGTCGACCAGTCGAAGCGGTACTTGTCGTGCCCGTCCTGCCACTTGATGCGAGTGTTCTGCCAAAGCGGCATGCCGTGCTTTTCGGTCAGCTGGTTGAGCCGCTTGAGCTTCTGCGCCCTGCTGACGGCCGCCGTCGCCTGCGGGTTCGCCGAGACGGTCGACGCCTTGGGAGCCGTGCGGTCCGCGCCTGCGGGGCCGGCGAGCGCCGGGGTGGCCGACGAGAGGGCGACGACGCCGCTGAGTGCGGCGCCGGCCAAGGAAATACCGAGCTTGTTCATGCGTGCTGTCTATGCCTTCCGGTAACCGGGATATGTCCCAGTAAGGGGACGCGGCCGGGGCCCGGGAGAAAATGCATGCGCACAGCCGACGCCAACGCGAAAGCGAAAGCACCCCCCGTGCGGTCGTCCCCCGAACTGACCGCGCCCGCAGGCTAACACGGCATCTTTTGGTACGAGGAGCAGTCGCAATAAAAAAGTATCCACCTGGTGGGCCGCGGAATGCGGAATGCATAACTCCTCAACCGCGCACCCGTTGCACGGCCGTTGTGCAACGGGTGCGGGCACGCGGCCGGGCACCCGTCACAGCACCGGAATGCGCGCATACCTCCCCGCCACCCACAGGTCCGCCTCGATGGCGGCGGCAGTGGTGCGCAGGGCCGGTAGGAGCCTCTCGCGGGCCTCGTCCGCGGTACAACGGCCCGCGTGGGTGGAGACGTTGACGGCGGAGACGACGCGGCCGGTGCGGTCGCGCACGGGGACGGCAAGGGAGCGCAGGCCCTCTTCCAGTTCCTCGTCGACCAGGGCGTAGCCGTGGGAGCGGACCTCTTCCAGGAGGGCGAGGAGCCGCCCGGGATCGGTCACGGTGTGGCGGGTGAGGGGTGCGAGGTCGGTGAGGGCCAGTCGCGCGGAGAGTTCGGCCGGGGTGAGGCCGGCCAGGAGGACGCGTCCCATGGAGGTCGGGTACGCGGGA
This Streptomyces decoyicus DNA region includes the following protein-coding sequences:
- a CDS encoding phospholipase, which codes for MNKLGISLAGAALSGVVALSSATPALAGPAGADRTAPKASTVSANPQATAAVSRAQKLKRLNQLTEKHGMPLWQNTRIKWQDGHDKYRFDWSTDGCSGVTDNPGGFHFWSSCARHDFGYRNYKKMHAFSRAHKKRVDDSFHYDMQNVCKRQWGPYSQAQRKGCLKVAKKYYDAVRALGHL
- a CDS encoding YihY/virulence factor BrkB family protein is translated as MQPANEPTERPAGRLTKARALYRNVSKRRLAWLLLKDTVNSCMRYRVTGLAAEAAFWSLLSLPPLILGLLGVLGYTNAWIGHDTIDSVRRHILGAAGTVLSAKGVNEIARPLLSDVFTGRRPDVISLGFAIALWSGSRAMNVFVDTITIMYGLDGRRGIIKTRLLAFALYLAALVVGAVALPLMVAGPDTVVSWLPASEHVIRALYWPVVLLLSVAFLTTLYHASVPVRSPWPEDIPGAVVALGMWVLGSFLLRLYLTSTVEGPTIYGSLAAPVAVLLWIGVSAFAVLVGAATNASLDRVWPSVATAAAREEAARRTAAKAGAGEAGAEETGAEGAGADGAEGAGADGGGERGDDGDGDRGGGRHGEGRGDGGTCDD
- a CDS encoding MFS transporter, yielding MSPTGPPPATDPSAGTPPGPPAGPGRHTFRSVAPVLALCWLAVFFDGMDVNVYGAVMPHMLDDPGLGLTPGGAGTIGSWTTFGMLIGALGTGTLTDWLGRRPVLVASVLMFSAGSAVCALSGAPAPFGAGRFLAGLGLGGLMPLCLSLVMEFAPPRRAALATGLLMTSYHAGGMFATGLGLTLAPALGWRWVFWAGVLPAVVAAPLLLRLLPESPGVLLAKGRTAEADAVADRYGMARPVPADAPAQGARGRLAAILALFRPGARWATPLLWLASFCGLLLVYGVSTWLPQMMRAAGYGLTSSVSFLLLINAGGIVGMLIAGRTADRYGPVKVSALWFLLTAAGALLLGAHLPLGLTYVVVAVTGVWLFSAQVMVYAAAHRVYPAAERATGIGWVTGIGRTGAVAGPWLGGTLAATGNDQLGFRAFALAGLLGSLAIGLVPLARRIGRPAASPASPSSAPLGAD